From a region of the Paralichthys olivaceus isolate ysfri-2021 chromosome 4, ASM2471397v2, whole genome shotgun sequence genome:
- the star gene encoding steroidogenic acute regulatory protein, mitochondrial, translating into MLPATFKLCAGISYRHMRNMTGLRKSAMVAFHHELNRLAGPGPTNWINHVRRRSSLLSSRIKEENGYNEEEMSYVKQGEDALQKAINILGEQDGWTTETIAANGDKVLSKVLPDIGKVFKLEVMLEQHPDNLYEELVGNMEQMGEWNPNVKQVKILQKIGKDTMVTHEESAEMPGNIVGPRDFVSVRCAKRRGSACFLAGMSTQHPKMPEQRGVVRAENGPTCIVLKPCAEDPNKTKFTWLLSIDLKGWIPKTIINKVLSQTQVDFANHLRQRMVNNVSMEMAHAC; encoded by the exons atgctgcCTGCCACCTTCAAACTTTGTGCCGGCATCTCCTACCGGCATATGAGAAACATGACAG gttTGAGGAAGAGTGCCATGGTGGCCTTTCACCATGAGCTGAACAGACTGGCAGGTCCGGGCCCCACTAACTGGATCAACCATGTTCGCAGACGAAGCTCCCTGCTCA GTTCTCGGATTAAAGAGGAGAATGGATACAATGAGGAGGAGATGTCTTATGTGAAGCAAGGTGAGGATGCTCTGCAGAAGGCCATCAACATCCTCGGCGAGCAGGATGGCTGGACCACTGAGACTATAGCT GCAAATGGAGACAAAGTCCTGAGTAAGGTGTTGCCTGACATTGGGAAAGTGTTCAAGCTGGAGGTGATGCTGGAGCAACATCCTGACAATCTTTATGAGGAGCTGGTGGGGAACATGGAGCAAATGGGGGAATGGAACCCTAACGTCAAACAGGTCAAG ATCCTCCAAAAGATCGGCAAGGACACGATGGTTACTCATGAGGAGTCTGCAGAGATGCCTGGCAATATTGTGGGACCAAGGGACTTTGTCAGTGTCCGCTGTGCCAAACGCAGAGGCTCCGCCTGCTTCCTGGCTGGGATGTCCACTCAGCATCCAAAAATGCCTGAGCAGAGGGGGGTAGTCCG GGCAGAGAATGGGCCTACTTGTATAGTGTTGAAGCCGTGTGCTGAAGACCCGAATAAGACCAAGTTCACCTGGTTACTGAGCATAGATCTAAAG GGCTGGATCCCAAAGACAATCATAAACAAAGTGCTCTCTCAGACGCAGGTGGACTTTGCCAACCACCTCAGGCAAAGGATGGTTAATAATGTTTCTATGGAGATGGCTCATGCCTGCTGA
- the elmod3 gene encoding ELMO domain-containing protein 3 produces the protein MTSEVCRGYNQEHARQPTHSYAMEEDIDVTSHTEGLNGLSCECKPLEEITNGHSNHKPVMNGLIIGHNVKDHTNGSAPLRSLPISALKQNGLLQTLAAGGDQPNPTEENVELEKAREEWEALENVQPALTEDSNPTPLISFNEALQYFQTTDLGDLLKNIQPTIRRTGLAAITHFLFGPPRLHRELLEERDLVFAIAQCHVDNSQTVHMRVLQTIYKRLIGSRLDCPRYGAHWENIGFQGVDPATDLRGTGFLGLMHTLYFVMDPETLPLARDIYKLSQHPTQNFPFSVMSINMTRIALQVLREEALSKECNRRQQVVGVLNEFYVATYLHLYQLWKTQQKTIADSGFVLKEVELFAKKNPKQMLRRLEVFLKERQAVGIPRGTSSDPQAQQPSPSLGERGARATAGQGSKGKEMHFTGVCDLPPDMEGEARLI, from the exons ATGACTTCAGAAGTCTGTAGAGGCTACAATCAGGAACACGCCCGCCAGCCAACACACTCGTATGCAATGGAAGAAGACATTGATGTCACATCACATACTGAG GGTCTGAATGGTTTGTCCTGTGAATGTAAACCATTAGAGGAGATCACCAATGGACACTCCAATCATAAGCCT GTCATGAATGGACTGATTATTGGTCATAATGTCAAAGACCACACGAACGGCAGTGCACCACTCAGATCCCTGCCg ATTTCAGCACTGAAGCAGAATGGTCTACTGCAGACCCTGGCGGCTGGAGGGGACCAGCCTAATCCTACAG AGGAAAATGTGGAGTTGGAAAAGGCCAGAGAGGAGTGGGAGGCTCTGGAGAACGTTCAACCAG CTCTCACTGAGGACTCAAACCCAACCCCGCTCATCTCCTTCAATGAAGCCTTGCAGTACTTCCAGACCACAGACCTTGGGGACTTGCTT AAGAACATCCAGCCAACCATTCGCAGGACAGGTCTGGCCGCTAtcactcacttcctctttggACCTCCACGACTGCACCGGGAActcctggaggagagagatCTGGTTTTTGCCATCGcacaat gCCATGTGGACAACAGCCAAACAGTCCATATGCGTGTCCTGCAGACCATTTATAAGAGACTGATTGGCAGCAGGCTGGACTGCCCTCGCTATGGGGCACACTGGGAAAACATTGGTTTTCAGG GTGTAGACCCGGCCACTGACCTACGTGGCACCGGTTTCCTGGGACTGATGCACACTCTGTACTTTGTGATGGACCCAGAGACTCTGCCTCTCGCTCGAGACATCTACAAGTTATCACAGCACCCTACACAG aaCTTTCCATTTAGTGTGATGTCAATCAACATGACCCGCATTGCTCTACAAGTGCTCAGAGAGGAGGCCTTGTCCAA GGAGTGCAATCGACGTCAGCAGGTGGTTGGTGTACTGAATGAGTTCTACGTTGCCACGTATCTGCACCTGTACCAACTGTGGAAGACCCAACAGAAGACCATTGCTGACTCTGGCTTTGTACTAAAAG AAGTGGAGCTGTTTGCCAAAAAGAACCCCAAGCAGATGCTACGCCGACTAGAGGTCTTCCTGAAAGAGAGGCAGGCAGTTGGAATCCCCCGCGGGACATCGTCAGACCCTCAGGCTCAACAGCCTTCTCCCAGCCTGGGGGAACGAGGGGCCAGAGCCACGGCGGGACAGGGAAGCAAGGGAAAGGAGATGCACTTCACAGGAGTGTGTGATCTACCACCAGACATGGAGGGAGAGGCCAGACTCATCTAA